From Acipenser ruthenus chromosome 2, fAciRut3.2 maternal haplotype, whole genome shotgun sequence, a single genomic window includes:
- the LOC117403715 gene encoding 3-hydroxy-3-methylglutaryl-coenzyme A reductase-like isoform X1 has protein sequence MRRSRQHKETGTMLTGLFRLHGLFVASHPWEVIVGTVTLTICMMSMNMFTGNDQICGWNYECPKFEEEILSSDIIILTITRCIAIVYIYFQFQNLRQLGSKYILGIAGLFTIFSSFVFSTVVIHFLDKELTGLNEALPFFLLLIDLSKACALAKFALSSNSQDEVRHNIARGMAILGPTFTLDALVECLVIGVGTMSGVRQLEIMCCFGCMSVMANYFVFMTFFPACVSLVLELSRESREGRPIWQLSQFARVLEEEEDNKPNPVTQRVKMIMSLGLVLVHAHSRWITEPSSQNSTVETSKVELGLDETMPKRIEPEMPLWQFYLSRMISMDIEQVITLGLALLLAIKYIFFEQTEMESTLSLKNPMSSPAAQKRIADDCCGKDNGLKHSHKSAAEVTVTKEDTAEVIKPLPVVSVAETKFVAGDDVFSNASSLPSSPAPQVQLPLDPRPTEECLSILRNTEKGAQWLSDAEVISLVNAKHIPAYKLENIMESPERGVAIRRLMLASKLPNPSSLKTLPYKEYDYSMVMGTCCENVIGYVPVPVGVAGPLILDGKQFQVPMATTEGCLVASTNRGCRAIALGGGASSRILADAMTRGPVVRLPTACQAAEVKAWLESPEGFKCIKEAFDNTSRFARLQKLLIGLAGRNLYIRFQSRTGDAMGMNMISKGTEQALSTLQEKFPELHVLAVSGNYCTDKKPAAINWIEGRGKSAVSEAIIPAQIVREVLKTSTEALVDVNINKNLVGSAMAGSIGGFNAHAANIVAAIYIACGQDPAQSVGSSNCITLMEATGPTNEDLHISCTMPSIEVGTVGGGTNLAPQQACLKMLGIQGASKENPGENARQLARVVCGTVLAGELSLMAALAAGHLVKSHMTHNRSKMNLQELPGTCTKKAA, from the exons ATGCGGCGTAGTCGA cAGCACAAGGAGACCGGCACCATGCTGACAGGGCTGTTCCGTTTGCACGGGCTGTTTGTAGCCTCCCATCCCTGGGAGGTTATAGTGGGGACGGTGACGCTGACCATCTGTATGATGTCAATGAACATGTTTACTGGGAATGATCAGATCTGCGGCTGGAATTACGAGTGTCCGAAGTTTGAAGAG GAGATTTTGAGTAGCGATATCATCATCTTGACAATCACTCGCTGCATAGCAATTGTATATATTTACTTCCAGTTCCAAAATCTGCGTCAGCTTGGGTCAAAATATATATTGG gtATTGCAGGTCTCTTCACAATTTTCTCCAGTTTTGTATTCAGCACTGTCGTTATCCACTTCCTTGATAAAGAACTGACCGGCCTCAA CGAAGCCTTGCCGTTCTTCCTGCTGCTGATTGACCTCTCCAAAGCATGTGCGTTAGCTAAATTCGCACTGAGTTCTAACTCGCAG GATGAAGTGAGACACAACATTGCACGTGGCATGGCCATCCTCGGACCCACCTTCACGCTCGATGCTCTGGTTGAATGCCTTGTGATTGGAGTTGGTACCATGTCCG GTGTTCGTCAGCTGGAAATCATGTGCTGCTTTGGCTGCATGTCGGTCATGGCAAATTACTTTGTCTTCATGACTTTCTTCCCTGCGTGTGTCTCCCTGGTATTGGAG CTCTCTCGGGAGAGCCGTGAAGGTCGCCCGATCTGGCAGCTCAGCCAATTCGCACGCGTCCTGGAAGAGGAGGAAGACAATAAACCAAACCCAGTGACGCAGAGAGTGAAGATGATAATG tCTTTGGGATTGGTTCTTGTTCATGCTCACAGTCGCTGGATTACCGAACCATCCTCTCAGAACAGCACAGTGGAGACCTCCAAAGTTGAACTAGGACTTGATGAAACAATGCCGAAGAGAATTGAACCTGAGATGCCACTGTGGCAGTTTTACTTGTCCAG AATGATTAGCATGGACATTGAACAAGTGATCACTCTCGGACTGGCCTTGTTGCTCGCCATCAAGTACATCTTCTTTGAGCAGACCGAGATGGAGTCCACACTCTCCCTGAAAAACCCCATGTCATCACCGGCTGCTCAAAAGAGAATTGCAGACGATTGCTGCGGGAAAGACAATGGGTTGAAACACTCCCACAAATCTGCAGCAGAGGTTACAGTTACAAAAGAGGATACAG CTGAAGTCATTAAACCTTTGCCAGTTGTTAGTGTGGCGGAGACCAAGTTTGTAGCCGGTGACGACGTTTTTTCCAACGCATCGTCTCTACCCTCCTCTCCAGCGCCACAGGTTCAATTACCATTGGATCCCCGTCCCACTGAGGAGTGCCTGTCTATACTTAGAAACACAGAG AAAGGTGCTCAATGGTTGAGTGATGCTGAGGTTATCTCCCTGGTCAATGCAAAGCACATTCCAGCGTACAAACTGGAGAACATCATGGAGTCTCCTGAACGCGGTGTGGCGATTCGCAGGCTGATGCTGGCATCCAAACTCCCAAACCCATCCTCATTGAAGACCTTGCCTTACAAGGAATACGATTATTCCATG GTCATGGGAACGTGCTGTGAGAATGTGATCGGATACGTGCCTGTGCCAGTTGGAGTCGCAGGCCCGCTGATTTTGGATGGGAAACAGTTTCAGGTTCCCATGGCAACAACAGAGGGCTGTCTTGTGGCGAGCACAAACCGAGGGTGTAGAGCAATAGCA CTTGGAGGAGGAGCAAGCAGCCGGATCCTGGCTGATGCAATGACTCGAGGCCCCGTGGTGAGACTGCCCACAGCGTGCCAGGCAGCAGAAGTCAAAGCATGGCTGGAGAGTCCTGAAGGGTTCAAGTGCATTAAAGAGGCCTTTGACAACACCAGCAG gtttgcacGCCTTCAGAAGCTTCTTATTGGTCTTGCTGGACGAAATCTGTACATCCGGTTTCAGTCCAGAACTGGAGATGCTATGGGTATGAACATGATTTCTAAG GGCACGGAGCAGGCTCTCTCCACACTGCAGGAGAAGTTCCCTGAGCTGCACGTCCTGGCAGTCAGTGGGAACTACTGCACTGACAAGAAACCTGCAGCCATCAACTGGATTGAGGGGAGAGGGAAATCCGCTGTGAGTGAAGCCATCATTCCAGCTCAAATAGTGCGAGAG GTTTTGAAGACCTCCACAGAAGCCTTGGTTGATGTTAATATTAACAAGAACTTGGTTGGCTCTGCTATGGCTGGCAGTATAGGTGGCTTCAATGCACATGCAGCTAATATTGTAGCTGCCATCTACATTGCCTGTGGACAG GATCCTGCCCAGAGTGTTGGCAGCTCAAACTGCATCACCCTCATGGAGGCAACGGGTCCCACAAATGAGGATCTACACATCAGCTGTACAATGCCATCTATAGAGGTGGGGACTGTTGGGGGAGGAACCAACTTAGCACCACAACAGGCCTGTTTGAAG ATGTTGGGGATTCAAGGAGCCAGCAAAGAGAATCCAGGTGAAAATGCCAGGCAGCTGGCGAGAGTTGTGTGTGGGACTGTGCTGGCTGGAGAGCTGTCTCTAATGGCAGCATTGGCAGCAGGACACCTTGTCAAAAGTCATATGACTCACAACAG gtcAAAGATGAACCTGCAAGAACTCCCAGGTACCTGCACCAAGAAAGCAGCCTGA
- the LOC117403715 gene encoding 3-hydroxy-3-methylglutaryl-coenzyme A reductase-like isoform X2 has translation MLTGLFRLHGLFVASHPWEVIVGTVTLTICMMSMNMFTGNDQICGWNYECPKFEEEILSSDIIILTITRCIAIVYIYFQFQNLRQLGSKYILGIAGLFTIFSSFVFSTVVIHFLDKELTGLNEALPFFLLLIDLSKACALAKFALSSNSQDEVRHNIARGMAILGPTFTLDALVECLVIGVGTMSGVRQLEIMCCFGCMSVMANYFVFMTFFPACVSLVLELSRESREGRPIWQLSQFARVLEEEEDNKPNPVTQRVKMIMSLGLVLVHAHSRWITEPSSQNSTVETSKVELGLDETMPKRIEPEMPLWQFYLSRMISMDIEQVITLGLALLLAIKYIFFEQTEMESTLSLKNPMSSPAAQKRIADDCCGKDNGLKHSHKSAAEVTVTKEDTAEVIKPLPVVSVAETKFVAGDDVFSNASSLPSSPAPQVQLPLDPRPTEECLSILRNTEKGAQWLSDAEVISLVNAKHIPAYKLENIMESPERGVAIRRLMLASKLPNPSSLKTLPYKEYDYSMVMGTCCENVIGYVPVPVGVAGPLILDGKQFQVPMATTEGCLVASTNRGCRAIALGGGASSRILADAMTRGPVVRLPTACQAAEVKAWLESPEGFKCIKEAFDNTSRFARLQKLLIGLAGRNLYIRFQSRTGDAMGMNMISKGTEQALSTLQEKFPELHVLAVSGNYCTDKKPAAINWIEGRGKSAVSEAIIPAQIVREVLKTSTEALVDVNINKNLVGSAMAGSIGGFNAHAANIVAAIYIACGQDPAQSVGSSNCITLMEATGPTNEDLHISCTMPSIEVGTVGGGTNLAPQQACLKMLGIQGASKENPGENARQLARVVCGTVLAGELSLMAALAAGHLVKSHMTHNRSKMNLQELPGTCTKKAA, from the exons ATGCTGACAGGGCTGTTCCGTTTGCACGGGCTGTTTGTAGCCTCCCATCCCTGGGAGGTTATAGTGGGGACGGTGACGCTGACCATCTGTATGATGTCAATGAACATGTTTACTGGGAATGATCAGATCTGCGGCTGGAATTACGAGTGTCCGAAGTTTGAAGAG GAGATTTTGAGTAGCGATATCATCATCTTGACAATCACTCGCTGCATAGCAATTGTATATATTTACTTCCAGTTCCAAAATCTGCGTCAGCTTGGGTCAAAATATATATTGG gtATTGCAGGTCTCTTCACAATTTTCTCCAGTTTTGTATTCAGCACTGTCGTTATCCACTTCCTTGATAAAGAACTGACCGGCCTCAA CGAAGCCTTGCCGTTCTTCCTGCTGCTGATTGACCTCTCCAAAGCATGTGCGTTAGCTAAATTCGCACTGAGTTCTAACTCGCAG GATGAAGTGAGACACAACATTGCACGTGGCATGGCCATCCTCGGACCCACCTTCACGCTCGATGCTCTGGTTGAATGCCTTGTGATTGGAGTTGGTACCATGTCCG GTGTTCGTCAGCTGGAAATCATGTGCTGCTTTGGCTGCATGTCGGTCATGGCAAATTACTTTGTCTTCATGACTTTCTTCCCTGCGTGTGTCTCCCTGGTATTGGAG CTCTCTCGGGAGAGCCGTGAAGGTCGCCCGATCTGGCAGCTCAGCCAATTCGCACGCGTCCTGGAAGAGGAGGAAGACAATAAACCAAACCCAGTGACGCAGAGAGTGAAGATGATAATG tCTTTGGGATTGGTTCTTGTTCATGCTCACAGTCGCTGGATTACCGAACCATCCTCTCAGAACAGCACAGTGGAGACCTCCAAAGTTGAACTAGGACTTGATGAAACAATGCCGAAGAGAATTGAACCTGAGATGCCACTGTGGCAGTTTTACTTGTCCAG AATGATTAGCATGGACATTGAACAAGTGATCACTCTCGGACTGGCCTTGTTGCTCGCCATCAAGTACATCTTCTTTGAGCAGACCGAGATGGAGTCCACACTCTCCCTGAAAAACCCCATGTCATCACCGGCTGCTCAAAAGAGAATTGCAGACGATTGCTGCGGGAAAGACAATGGGTTGAAACACTCCCACAAATCTGCAGCAGAGGTTACAGTTACAAAAGAGGATACAG CTGAAGTCATTAAACCTTTGCCAGTTGTTAGTGTGGCGGAGACCAAGTTTGTAGCCGGTGACGACGTTTTTTCCAACGCATCGTCTCTACCCTCCTCTCCAGCGCCACAGGTTCAATTACCATTGGATCCCCGTCCCACTGAGGAGTGCCTGTCTATACTTAGAAACACAGAG AAAGGTGCTCAATGGTTGAGTGATGCTGAGGTTATCTCCCTGGTCAATGCAAAGCACATTCCAGCGTACAAACTGGAGAACATCATGGAGTCTCCTGAACGCGGTGTGGCGATTCGCAGGCTGATGCTGGCATCCAAACTCCCAAACCCATCCTCATTGAAGACCTTGCCTTACAAGGAATACGATTATTCCATG GTCATGGGAACGTGCTGTGAGAATGTGATCGGATACGTGCCTGTGCCAGTTGGAGTCGCAGGCCCGCTGATTTTGGATGGGAAACAGTTTCAGGTTCCCATGGCAACAACAGAGGGCTGTCTTGTGGCGAGCACAAACCGAGGGTGTAGAGCAATAGCA CTTGGAGGAGGAGCAAGCAGCCGGATCCTGGCTGATGCAATGACTCGAGGCCCCGTGGTGAGACTGCCCACAGCGTGCCAGGCAGCAGAAGTCAAAGCATGGCTGGAGAGTCCTGAAGGGTTCAAGTGCATTAAAGAGGCCTTTGACAACACCAGCAG gtttgcacGCCTTCAGAAGCTTCTTATTGGTCTTGCTGGACGAAATCTGTACATCCGGTTTCAGTCCAGAACTGGAGATGCTATGGGTATGAACATGATTTCTAAG GGCACGGAGCAGGCTCTCTCCACACTGCAGGAGAAGTTCCCTGAGCTGCACGTCCTGGCAGTCAGTGGGAACTACTGCACTGACAAGAAACCTGCAGCCATCAACTGGATTGAGGGGAGAGGGAAATCCGCTGTGAGTGAAGCCATCATTCCAGCTCAAATAGTGCGAGAG GTTTTGAAGACCTCCACAGAAGCCTTGGTTGATGTTAATATTAACAAGAACTTGGTTGGCTCTGCTATGGCTGGCAGTATAGGTGGCTTCAATGCACATGCAGCTAATATTGTAGCTGCCATCTACATTGCCTGTGGACAG GATCCTGCCCAGAGTGTTGGCAGCTCAAACTGCATCACCCTCATGGAGGCAACGGGTCCCACAAATGAGGATCTACACATCAGCTGTACAATGCCATCTATAGAGGTGGGGACTGTTGGGGGAGGAACCAACTTAGCACCACAACAGGCCTGTTTGAAG ATGTTGGGGATTCAAGGAGCCAGCAAAGAGAATCCAGGTGAAAATGCCAGGCAGCTGGCGAGAGTTGTGTGTGGGACTGTGCTGGCTGGAGAGCTGTCTCTAATGGCAGCATTGGCAGCAGGACACCTTGTCAAAAGTCATATGACTCACAACAG gtcAAAGATGAACCTGCAAGAACTCCCAGGTACCTGCACCAAGAAAGCAGCCTGA